The Lathyrus oleraceus cultivar Zhongwan6 chromosome 5, CAAS_Psat_ZW6_1.0, whole genome shotgun sequence genome includes the window tgagcaacaattgttctttattataaatgaaaaaccaaacttgtccaaacaataaatggaaataatattcctactaattgcaggtgcataataacagttctctaactgaattattaaaccactaggtaaagtcaatacataagttccaacggctaaagcaacaacctttgctccatttccaactcgtaggtcaacttcaccttttgccaaatctctactcctttttagcccctacacatttgtacaaatgtgagaaccgcatccagtatctaaaacccatgatgtagaagtagataaatttatttcaataacaaaaatacctgaagttgaagtctctactccattctccgtatcttccaggtactttgggcagtttctcttccagtgtccgatcttaccgcaatggaagcaggtgcctgcattttctatgcctccactaagcttcaaagcagcaacagtgggtctgggtttgccaacttccttgcctttccctttatcaccctgcttggtgaGTCTTTTGTTCTATCTatttccatttccgatcatcagaatggacttcccttttgacttcagattctgctcagcagttcttaacatggctagtagttcaggaagagatttgtccatatcattcatattgaaatttaggacaaattgactgaatctatctggcaatgattgcaagatcaaatcagtcacaagttcctctccgaggggaaaacccaacctttcaaggttttccacatacccaatcatcttgagcacatggggacctacaggggctccctcagctaacttgccttgaaaaaggtcttttgaaacttcaaacctttcatgccttgtttgctcttgatagagcatcttcaggtgttcgatcatatcgaacgctgacatgttctcatgttgcttttgcaattctgagttcatggtagctagcatgagataagcagtttcattggcatcatcgacatgcttattataagcatctctttctgccttaggtgcagaactaggaggttcctcttcaggaacaggtttctccaagacatacaactttttatcatgtttgaggacaatcctcaggtttcggtgccaatccagaaaatttgtcccagacaatttttccttgtcaaggattgatcgcaaaatgttgcTAGAGGTGTTTattgtcatggtaatctacatgaaattaatgaaaatataagtatccataacatatttaattaggcctttaattaaatatgctcccactattttactcaaaacaaatgaccctcatcatttgattcggaaaatcccgttggaagattttctagtgggtcgagatccacatttcactttgttctaagtccgcgtaggcggattacacaaaactaggttatttaggtaggaactccttccaattgtatctaatacaactcttgaaaatttcagttgggtgaataactccttattccaatccatcatatggatcatttccaacttttgcttctaaacatatataatcttattataatttgtttagttaagtttgacccattgttttagcagttggatattacaattatcccatcgcaccttactaatatagaagatgcacctcgcgtaggcgaaacctacattatccgatactagtcttgatgagtgctaaaacttggaaagcataaacttaatatttaatttgagggaattgcaattgttctgatctcaccagcttatttatcatataaatcgtctctcacatgcatcaacatatattcacatgcatcaacatacattcacatgcatcaacatacttaatgaaacagttatggcccctagcgcaattgttctccaaagccaatgagagaacctaagctaacctaataacgatctaagcttctccaagcaagatcttcaaggttgtcctcctttgatattgaattcttctctttcttcataacattacattacattacagaagaaactcgttttacatacgagggattgagatgagaaaagaagttacattaagagattaaaaggagaggcacgacacgcaggtcgtatttaaaaacccaaaacaaaataaaggaaaactaaggccataactgatcaccacaaggcaataataataaacacattattattattaattttaattctttaattaattaaaaccaaattaaatttcggcggtcgatcacactacgtagagttagccgggggtccgctgcctGGTCAGCGGACagtggttccgctgaccgatcagcggacgggggtcaagggggcagctCCCCTTGCGGGGTTGTAGGCGCAGCGCCCCTGTCCgaaattttaatgaataattcatttgaaatcggcgtcgttttgcatcaacacaactcttccgcagtcacaaaacagaaaccccgagaattctgactctgtgaatgtgacgaccgtcacaagtatgttacgaccgtcacgtccatcttgttacgaccgtcacaggcccatgacgaacgtcacacggccaaaataacagaaacgcctagaattctggatttgtgaatgtgacgaccgtcacaaagcatgttacgaccgtcacgtccagcttgtaACGATCGTCACAGGTCCATGACGATCGTCACGCGGCCAGAAAACCAacgctttgaaacagtcaacagacgtgttccaacaagccctcaattcacaactcctcgacggcacaacccttgcaccgtcactaaccctaatggACCAATTTCAGACCGCtaaacacacctcgattgttgattcagtatgattgatcaataggtcattgcttcaccatactaatgtcggattccgaagcaaatgaccattgatcgctcaaaggaaaacaaccatttagtgtttgaatgaacgaaacagaaacaatatatcatatataccgtactttgcattagaattacttatatcatatataagttgatcggtctcaattgcgtaacctatggacgatcgatgtatcgctgcttcaccatactaatgtcggttccgaagcatagtcaacatcaatcatccaaattatacacacatgatgccaaatttaattactcgtttattctttgattcattctgtcttttaatcatattaatacagaaaataaacagctatctgatgcatggtttcgtaagtggctctgataccactggAGGAGATtggcgatccaaaatgcagtggaaattaaaaatttctcctttagtgatccttacgaatgagcatgatcagtgatagaatagttacctcttgtgacgattgaaacctttgatgcagatctacggagcgatcacgaacgttgaacgatgacaacgcctctactcagtccacacgaacgaattccttcaatctcagtgctagctgctacgaatgaaggctttgagtgtgtgtgtgtgtgtgtgtgtgtgtgtgtgtgtgtgagagagagagagagagagagagagagagagagagagagagagagagagagagagagagagagagagagagagagaacgaaaattgaaattctggtatagtcagagttcagatgttctacacgaagtcatgacatctgatccaacaatgttactaatacagcaagacagttataagcattaaaacccagtactcatacacactcagtcacagatgtcaagacatctgctaatataccaccatggaaagaagaacatccagtttttatccatctagtgcaaagacacagtagagatcaaatataacacttatgtttattgatcctgcccagttatcagcatgatgtctcaacattaatttgaacatcacctgttccaacattacagaaggatgaactgtaacagaccaaccagtctatcagtaacagcagtcaataatgaatgtcataacattctgttttgcacccagactgcaggctatgtgtcaagtctgttattctcttcataaacagactagaaccagactgagttataacagacaaaataaagtgtgcagaaggtaaaaacaccagtaattgttaacccagttcggtacaacattacctactctgggggcataccaagccaggaagaagatccactattagcagtattaattcagagttaaactcccccgtttacaactcttcacttaatccctacccaatgcaatctatacctaggcactcctagatagaaacctccagtttccattcctatcattacaaataccatgtaatgcttagacaacttgaacatgcttcatagcttcgttcaagaacataacaactcttgcctacaggctttgagttacaaataatctcatgctttcaagcactgagaaacgcttggtaaccttcccacaggttgggaggtttacctcacacatacccctaatttttacattgtttgaggcttacaaaacctaggttacaaactgctatttataacctaactacccaactggatttgggccttcagaaatcgcagcaaatctttcctttgctgttacagagctggcagaattcttctgctacaatcaaggtcttcaatcttttatttcctaaaagatctccatatttggaagCTGTATTTTCACcaaatatattcaccaaatcttctgattgaatcttcaagatcttcacataggagttaggatattcaccagatctcctaattgatcacaaaccaaaccagaattaactgattcaattatatacacatgtgagatgtcacagtcccgatgtcgtgacatcttacatgacatgttggtccagatgttgaacttcttcaacccaacatattaaaacaacagaggtgattaccttatttattttacaaaattaatgccaatcttaaggtactaacaaaaatgcaaccgcaatgaatgcttctgcacaagggttctatttatagaaccacttgtgtgggcttcaagctaaaaaacccacttaagtgtatgtggcccatatcttataatatgcccaaaatcacttaagcgcgtggtacattaccatatttcgtgttctactcaagtacatcgtaccttacgatgttctacaattcacttaagtgcaccgtaccttacggtgttccttagttactccatctctcatcaatctgtcctttgtgtgtgaccctgtaggttttcgcggcattgacaattatattaaatcacgtatttaacataataaacagtgagccGTATCTAGCAAaacatcactgctacccaagacacgaaaatgtcatgtgatctgacaaatccttctgtgataatacttatgtgtataattacccttttgcccttatgtctatattgaacacaaggcataaaccgtgtcatccttgtccaattcaatattgggcccatagacatttatcctgttatgcaggatgggcaaattccatctaggtcactcatgtccctcagcatgcttcgtggagtacccatcaactgtctttatggttatccagctacggacaacgtttgatcagcaataaagcactcgactctacatctagggtccatagtggtttcaggtcgaagggtggtatacaccattatcaccacgagaataacttatgacactttgcataatattctatatagtattctcataacgggtcaatccagtataaatattactcttaatattcatacttatgtttaagacttgataactccttatccatgatccatgagatgtgatcatcagtctatatacataatagtcttaatgctttaatgttatcccacttcacaataaagctcgactacagatactttaagaataacgtccttatgtttaatgtgatctcatgatcaagtcacacttgataactccttatccatgatccatgggatgtgatcatcagtctatatacataatagtcttaatgctttaatgttatcccacttcacaataaagctcgactacagatactttaagaataatgtccttatgtttaatgtgatctcatgatcaagtcatacttgatacattaaacggactagctattctagggactttattaaacaaacataataaagaaaaagtcttttattattaataaataattcgatacaagtaccaaaagtattggcctctagggcttatacCAACAACATGTTCATGAAAATTAGCTAAATCACATAGAAATGGACCACACTCAATCAATTAGATTAATCAACAAAGTAGTGGTCATGATCAAATACTACATCAAATGAATTAAAAGCAATCTTACCAAAATTCCTAATGAATTTTAATAACCAAGTATAAAatatatcaaatttcatggtgAAAAAACATGTCAAGAAAAACTGGAAAAAATGGTGAAGATTAGTACAAAAGATCAAGCCAAAATCATGGAATATGTCAAATAAAATTGCACAAAATCCAGGGTGCAGAAGTGAAAATATGGGTGCAATCAGTGGACTGGCGCATGGTCCAAAAGTAAAAAAGCCCAATCAAATGTCCATACACTGCTTGGGGTGAACTAGTGAAAACATGGTGAAATCAGTACAAATGGCCTAAGCCCAAGCAATAAGGCCCACACGGAATTGCATTGCAAATGGATAAGGCCAAAACTGAGTGGCAGTGAGTCAACAGTGACATGGATATTGATGAATCAGATTAATGAATCTTAAAGAAAACAAGCACGTGGATCACATGGCAAAGAAACTAAGAACAAAGTACAAATCCGTTCCCCTTTCTTCTCTGAGTCCAGTCCTCCCTTCGTCGTGCCGGAGGCCTCTTCGACGGTGGAGCCACCACAAAACAACAATTAAAGAATACCACTCCACCCAGTTTTAGGCACTGAGTCTAAATCTACCAATGAAATTCCTTAATTCACTTGAGCTATGCAAATCAAAGGGAAACATGAAGAACCCTAACATTCTCAAAGATAAATTAAATGGCACATGCTCACAGATTCGAGCTCAAACATTAGGGCTATTGATGCTAAGAATTCACTTTACACATTGGTAACCACATCATGAAAAATAGAAGAGTAAGAAGATTTACCTCCGAAACGGACGTTTGTTCCGGCGAAGATTGCAACGGAGAAGACGGAGGACCAGCGGAAAATCACTTAAAAAACAGGTAATTCACGATCCTATCTTCTTCTTCGATATTCACTTTTTCTTCCAAACTTCTTATGTGAATCGAGATTGAACCGTGAGTGATGAAACAAAGTCTTAGCTCACTCTTATTGAAGCTTCGAGGTGAAGCTTCAATGGAGTTCTGAGATAGAGCTTTgagtgagagtgagagagagagtATTGAGATTGAGAGAATGCAAAGTGAAATTCTGGTAATGAACATGATCTCAAATGAGTGAAGGATAAATTGATTTATAGCACTTTATTTTCTGTTATGAGATGCAACCCAAATTGCATTGAAAttcacttgaaattaaaagtcagCTGCAAAATGAGAAATTCTATTTTGAGTTAGTTATGAGATTCAATTCAGTTAGTTGGTTAGGTTATGATTCTGTGTGGTTGTATTTGTGTGGTTGACCGTGGAGTTCAAAATTGCAGGGGGTTGTTAATAGTAGGTTTGTGAATCGTGAATTTGAATTGTTTGGCTTATTGGTTTTGCAGGTTAAACAATGAAATAAAACAGAAATAGGAAGGCCTCCTTAAATTATATGTGTTAATTGGTTTATTGATTCTTGAGTTGTTAATTGGAATTGGATTTTGAATGTTACTTGGGATTTGTTTTTTTGCAGGGCCATGGTCAATTGGATAAGTACAAGGCAATGTTAGGTTATGTGGACTGCTATGCATTTGGAATTGGCTTGGCTTGCGTTTGGAAATGGCTTGAAGAGTGGAAATTGGTGGATGCTATGTTTGAATCAAAGGAGGCTCATGAAACTTGAATTCTTGGAATGGATTTGCTTGGTCATGGGATGAGCTCAAGCCTGCTTCCTAGGGATGGATTTGTGCATGGGCTGACTTGGGATTCGAGCTTTGGAATGCATTGGACTGGTTTTGGAGTCTTGGAATGCTTGTAATTTCATTGTTGTACTCTTGTCATTAGAATTCAAATTGTATGAAACTTTGAATGAATGTATGGAATTGTGTTAAAGTATGTATTGGAATGTTATAATTGTAATGTGATTTCGAATGTATGGAATTATTATTGTATGAAATGTGAATATTGATGGTTAAATGTAATTTTGATTTAAAATGGTTTATGTTTGGAATTGGAAATTTGTATGAAATGGTTTTGAACTTGGCCTAATGACTTAGAATGAATGGAATTTTGGAAATGAATGTATGGATATTGGCTTAAAAATCAAAAAGGGTGTAGGTCCAATTGTTAGTCTGTCTGGTGGTCTAAACAAGAAATGGACCCGGTCTATGACCTGGTTCCTTGGTCCAAAAGGTGGTTAGTTTGTTGGTCTGGCCTAGAAATGGACCACAAAATGGACCAAGTCTCTAGGGTATGAACAAAAATAAGGGAAACATGCATTTGGTGATGAAACATGGTAAAATGAATAGAAACATGTCTTAGGGGGTCAAGGTAGGGGTGGACAAACGGTCGGGTCCGGTCGGTTTCGGGTCCAAAAACCCAAACCAAGATAAACCGTGGATGAAGAAAATAGACCCAATTTTGGTTAATTTAATATCGGTTAAATTCGGTTTTGGTTTGACGGTTTGACGGGTATCTCGGTTGGATTTATACGGGTTGTGCCTATTTAAAATTGCAGCCCAACTACAAGAAAGTTAACTtttcttttaatattttaaaataatttattttcacATAAAATTGACTAGTCAGATTTTTCTATATCTATAACATCATTCATCACAAAGTCATTGAATATAGGATATCATTATATAAAATCAAATCCATATATCAAGCTCAAGGctattaataaatatattatcaatCACATGTCTAATTATCTTAACATTTAACATTATAACAACACTATTAATATAGACACAACACATCTAAAGTTATAATTACAATCATCCATAGTGAGTATCAAAGAAGTTTAAAACCATCCAACAAGCAACATGATCAATAATTCATCCAACAAGAAGGACAAATATTGTGATTGTAGTTCTTGAGATAAAGATATAGATAAACCATTATGCATTGTTGAATTGGCATATTTGTTGAATTGGGGTATGTTGAATCTGCATATGCTGAACCTAACAATTTAATACAATAAGGGAAACATGAATAACATTAACACTGATTGTTGCAAAGTACAACCAAAAATAAAGGAACAGCCAAAATATTGATGCAGTGGTTTTTGACATAACATTCTTTTAATTCTTATTTCAATTGATTGTTTAATAGAGGAAATAAATACCTTGATATCAACGGAACCTATTGTTTGTACACCAATTAAATCTATTGAGCATTCACTTTCCCATGGTTCAACTCAGCAATGCCTATTCTAGAGCTTGACCCTATAAAGAGGAAAGAGCATGGGAAAATTATAAGGTTCCATTCTTGATAAATCATCATTTAACAATTACATGAAAATTAAATGAAACAATATTTAATTATAACAAGTACCTCAATCACAACTACATGGAAATTTAATGTTGCTTGGAACCGTTACTTACTGTTATAGAGTTTTGTGGCTTTCAATTCACAACTACATGGAAATTAAATGAAACAATATTTTAAAACTACAGGAAAATGTATTAAATGAATTAAGTCAGTTTTGATAAATCATCTATTCACAACCACATGGACAAATCAATTTTGTTATAAAATAAAGTACCTCTTTGACAAATGAGCAGTCTCATAGTAAGCAAGCCAAACATTTGAAAACAAAATGCCAAATTCCAACAAGCAAAACATCTTAATCTGAAATGAATTTGAATAGATTATAAGTATAATGAATGTTAAATTAAAACTGATATATAGTAATTAAACATTACCTAATTTCATTGAAGCTTGAGTGAGTGCCAAGATTCATCACAGAAAATTTGACCTCCCAAAAAAGGCTTACAAAATATAATTATGTGTTGTGCCAAGATGTACAAGTCATATATGACTCCAAAATATCAAAATGATTTCAAACtgtggaaaaataaataaaagcagAATTAGTATAATATAAATTAAGTATAAAAAAGTAGAAATAATTATGCAAAATAGTCATTATCTTACAAAATTAGAAGCATCATATTTCTCAATCACAACCTATTGGTTGTGTTTGAGTAGAACCTACAGCAGCACCAGTAGCACCTCCAACTGCTGCTCCAGCTCCAGCAGCCCCAATATTTGCGGTTATGAAGCATTGTTGAAATTCTgaaacaataaaaatgaaaatgttatAGTTAATGGAAACcaacaaaaatatataaataaataaatattgagCAAGAATTTTGGTACCTGATATGATTTCCTCAGTTATCCCAAACTCTTCTATGTAATTGATGTCTTTGAAATATGTACGAGCTGGCTTCAACCAGTTCTGAGTACGTATCAGCCCTTCAGCCACTGCTGGACTCAAAGAGCTCCTATAACATTCTAAAACTCTCCCCCCGGTGCTAAATGCACTCTCCGAAGCTACGGTTGATACAGGGGTGGCCAAAATTTCTTTCACCATTGCTGCTAGGATTGGGTAACGAGGTTTATTTTGTTTCCACCAAGTTAGAATGGATGATTTGTCATTATCATTTGTACAAGGATCATTCAAGTACCTCTCAAGTTCATTTTTTTTATCAATGGTATCTTTATCCTTCAAATGTTGCTTAAATGCATCAGCCCTTAGAAAATGTGAAGAATTTCTAGGTTGAGCATCAACAACAGATTGATTATCTGATGGACCGGATGACCGAATGGTCACATTAGTTTGGTCATGGGCAGATTTGTACCAGGTGTACAATTTAAACAAATTATCCTTGACATTTTTGGCCATTTTCATAGATTTTTCGGTCCCTTCCCCGTGAACTTGATCAAAAGACCACTCAATATATCTAAACTTATAATGAGGGTCAAAAATCACTCCAAAATAAAGAAATTGATTGATGTTCTTTTCCTCTCCCTAATATTTATCGTACTTACGCTTCATCTCATGTCCTACTGAGGCTAAATCAGAGTTCAAGTTCATAGATGCTTCTTGAAGCTCACCAAAAACAGATGATAATTGGTGGTAAGCAGTGTGCAATGACACTTGTTGAGATGAAGAAAATACCTTGGTGGCTTcatagaaaattttcaaaaatttcacaaaGGCCCTAGCCTTTTCCCAATCAGTATAGCAAGGAGGACCATGACGTCCAAACCATTCCACATACCCTACATCTTCTCCTTCTAATTTTTCAAATGCTGTTTGGAACTTCTCAGCAGCATCCAACATCATGTATGTCGAGTTCCACCTCGTGGAAACATCGAGACATAGATGTTTCCTACAAGTAATCCTAGAAAATTCAACACACTCTTTGAATTTCAATGCCCTTTGTGGTGAAGATCTCACAAATCTCACAGCATTACGAATGCTTGACACAGATGAATCTTGTTCTTTCAATCCATCATTAACAATTAAATTCAAAATATGTGCGCAGCAGCGCATATGAAAAAAATCAGCTTCACCCATTAATCCATTCTTGATATGAACCCTTTTCTTTAAATATGCTACAGCTACATCGTTGGACGATGCGTTGTCAACAGTGATTGTAGACACATTTCTAAGACCCCATTCCCTCAATACATCCTCAAGTTTTCTACCAATGGTCTCCCCTTTGTGATTAGGAACTAAACTAAAGCTAATGATTCTTTTTTGGTAGTTCCAATCATTGTCAACAAAGTGAGCTGTAACTGTTATATAGCTAAGGTTTTGAATGGAAGTCCAACAATCTGTAGTAAGTGCTACCCTGCTGCAATCAGACCTAAAATAAGCTTTCAATCGCAACTTCTCATCTAGATACAACTGAAAACAATCCCTAGCAACTGTCCTCCTAGATGGGATAGTCAAAAGTGGTTCTAATTGATTACATAAGAATATAAAACCCTCACCATCAACTACTCTAAATGGGTGTTCATCAAGGATAACAAACAGAGTTATTGCCTTTCTACAAGCTTCTTTATCAAACTTTGGGCTAACAGAAATCAAGCCACCACTACCAAAAGCAAGGTTGGTTTGTTTCAGGTCATTTTCTAGGTAAGGATTTTTGTAACAAATTTTGGAGTGGGCGAGCATGTTAGACGTTCCGTGTGATTTAGGATCACATCTATATCGTTTATGGCAATGCTTACAGGCAGCAGTTCGTTCCACAACATCAGTTAATTCGATAAAATGGTCCCAACATGAAGATTTTTTCTTGGGACCATCCGCATTAGGCCTCCTTCTCTTTCTACTATGGTCAATAGGAGGGATAAGAGCCTCAGTTGCAGCTGCAAACGATTAATAAAGCATACAAAAATACACTTAGTAAAACAAAAACATTTACATAAAAAAGAACACTAgttaataaattatttatttttcacaTACTGTATCTACTAATGAGCATGAAAGAAACACTAGTAATAAGTAGTATTAGATTATTAAAAGGAATACTAGTTATATATTTGTTTGTTCACATACTGTACAAACACAAAATCAGGTTAAAAGGAATACTAGTAGTTTTAAAATATTGTATTAGATTATTAAAAGGAATACTGTATTATATATTTGTTAATTCATATCAGGTttttcaaaacacaaaataaaattaacatttGAAAACTTCTAATAGCCTAACCAATATTTCACATTCAAACAACATAGGCAAAAAATAGAGTTAATTAACACTTACTGTCTTGTTGTTCTTGCTCCATAATTTCCAACCCAACTGGTGGTACTTCTCTACTACTATCTCCTTGCTCCATCTTTCCAATTTCCAGTCcatataataaaa containing:
- the LOC127079628 gene encoding zinc finger BED domain-containing protein RICESLEEPER 2-like, producing MEQGDSSREVPPVGLEIMEQEQQDTATEALIPPIDHSRKRRRPNADGPKKKSSCWDHFIELTDVVERTAACKHCHKRYRCDPKSHGTSNMLAHSKICYKNPYLENDLKQTNLAFGSGGLISVSPKFDKEACRKAITLFVILDEHPFRVVDGEGFIFLCNQLEPLLTIPSRRTVARDCFQLYLDEKLRLKAYFRSDCSRVALTTDCWTSIQNLSYITVTAHFVDNDWNYQKRIISFSLVPNHKGETIGRKLEDVLREWGLRNVSTITVDNASSNDVAVAYLKKRVHIKNGLMGEADFFHMRCCAHILNLIVNDGLKEQDSSVSSIRNAVRFVRSSPQRALKFKECVEFSRITCRKHLCLDVSTRWNSTYMMLDAAEKFQTAFEKLEGEDVGYVEWFGRHGPPCYTDWEKARAFVKFLKIFYEATKVFSSSQQVSLHTAYHQLSSVFGELQEASMNLNSDLASVGHEMKRKYDKY